One Mesorhizobium sp. J428 DNA segment encodes these proteins:
- a CDS encoding branched-chain amino acid ABC transporter permease: MEYFIQQLINGLTLGSIYGLIAIGYTMVYGIIGMINFAHGDIFMLGAFIAMIVFLILVAMFTTIHVVFFLLVMMIVAMLTTSLWNWTIERAAYRPLRGSFRLAPLITAIGMSIFISNFVQVTQGPRNKPIPPMISSVYNVAGISISLKQIVIAVVTIVLLAIFWYIVNKTPLGRAQRACEQDRKMAALLGVDVDKTISITFIMGAALAAVAGTLFLMYYGVVAFSDGFVPGVKAFTAAVLGGIGSLPGAVLGGLLIGTIESLWSAYFSIDYKDVAAFSILAIVLIFLPSGLMGRPEVEKV, from the coding sequence ATGGAATACTTCATCCAGCAGCTCATCAATGGGCTGACGCTGGGATCTATCTACGGGCTGATCGCGATCGGCTACACGATGGTCTACGGCATTATCGGCATGATCAATTTCGCCCATGGCGACATCTTCATGCTCGGCGCGTTCATCGCGATGATCGTCTTCCTGATCCTTGTGGCGATGTTCACCACCATCCACGTGGTGTTCTTCCTGCTGGTGATGATGATCGTCGCCATGCTGACGACGTCGCTGTGGAACTGGACGATCGAGCGCGCCGCCTACCGGCCGCTGCGCGGATCGTTCCGGCTGGCGCCGCTGATCACCGCGATCGGCATGTCGATCTTCATCTCCAACTTCGTCCAGGTCACGCAGGGCCCGCGCAACAAGCCGATCCCGCCGATGATCTCCTCGGTCTACAACGTCGCCGGCATCTCGATCTCGCTGAAGCAGATCGTCATCGCGGTGGTCACGATCGTGCTGCTCGCGATCTTCTGGTACATCGTCAACAAGACGCCGCTCGGGCGCGCCCAGCGCGCCTGCGAGCAGGACCGCAAGATGGCTGCACTTCTCGGCGTCGACGTCGACAAGACGATCTCGATCACCTTCATCATGGGGGCTGCGCTCGCCGCCGTCGCCGGCACGCTGTTCCTGATGTATTACGGCGTCGTCGCCTTCTCCGACGGCTTCGTGCCGGGCGTGAAGGCATTCACGGCGGCCGTGCTCGGCGGCATCGGCTCGCTGCCCGGAGCGGTGCTCGGCGGCCTGCTCATCGGCACGATCGAGTCGCTGTGGTCGGCCTATTTCTCGATCGACTACAAGGACGTCGCCGCCTTCTCGATCCTGGCGATCGTGCTGATCTTCCTGCCCTCCGGCCTGATGGGCCGCCCGGAAGTGGAGAAAGTCTAG
- a CDS encoding 4-hydroxyproline epimerase encodes MSRHSFHIIDGHTCGNPVRLVAGGGPLLDGATMMERRAHFLAEYDWIRTGLMFEPRGHDMMSGSILYPPTRPDCDIAILFIETSGCLPMCGHGTIGTVTMAIEHGLVKPKTPGLLRLDTPAGLVLAEYRQEGEYVEEVRITNVPSFLYAEGLTAEVPGLGEIVVDVAYGGNFYAIVEPQKNFRDIADHTAGELVGWSPLLRKALNDKYTFEHPENPGINRLSHILWTGAPTQDGADARNAVFYGDKAIDRSPCGTGTSARMAQRHAKGLLKEGNAFIHESIIGSLFKGRVEKETTVANRKAIVPSIGGWARTTGYNTIFIDDRDPYAHGFVVK; translated from the coding sequence ATGTCCCGCCATTCCTTCCACATCATCGACGGCCACACCTGCGGCAATCCGGTCCGCCTCGTCGCGGGGGGCGGGCCGCTGCTCGACGGGGCGACCATGATGGAGCGGCGCGCGCATTTCCTGGCGGAATATGACTGGATCCGCACCGGGCTGATGTTCGAGCCGCGCGGGCATGACATGATGTCAGGCTCGATCCTCTATCCGCCGACCCGTCCCGATTGCGACATCGCGATCCTGTTCATCGAGACCTCCGGCTGCCTGCCGATGTGCGGCCACGGCACGATCGGCACGGTGACGATGGCGATCGAGCACGGACTGGTGAAGCCGAAGACGCCGGGCCTGCTGCGCCTCGACACGCCGGCCGGCCTCGTCCTCGCCGAATACCGGCAGGAGGGCGAATATGTCGAGGAAGTGCGCATCACCAACGTGCCGTCCTTCCTCTATGCCGAGGGGCTGACTGCGGAGGTGCCCGGGTTGGGCGAAATCGTGGTCGACGTCGCCTATGGCGGTAACTTCTACGCGATCGTCGAGCCGCAGAAGAATTTCCGCGACATCGCCGATCATACAGCCGGCGAGCTGGTGGGCTGGAGCCCGCTGTTGCGCAAGGCTCTGAACGACAAATACACGTTTGAGCATCCGGAGAACCCCGGCATCAACCGGCTGTCGCACATCCTTTGGACCGGCGCGCCGACGCAGGATGGGGCCGATGCCCGCAACGCTGTGTTCTACGGCGACAAGGCGATCGACCGCAGCCCGTGCGGCACCGGCACCTCCGCGCGCATGGCGCAGCGCCATGCCAAGGGCCTGCTCAAGGAGGGCAACGCGTTCATCCACGAATCCATCATCGGCTCGCTGTTCAAGGGCCGGGTGGAGAAGGAGACCACCGTCGCAAACCGCAAAGCGATCGTGCCGTCAATCGGCGGCTGGGCCCGCACCACGGGCTACAACACCATCTTCATCGACGACCGCGATCCCTACGCGCACGGCTTCGTGGTGAAATAG